A single Pseudanabaenaceae cyanobacterium SKYG29 DNA region contains:
- the coxB gene encoding cytochrome c oxidase subunit II — MKAQRIVSIVVLVGLIISAAVWYGINNHLLPEAAGLEAEAYDRLFNTMVGIAFGVFLLIEGLLVFAILVFQRRPGDEEDGPGIGENLRLEILWTAIPIVTVLWLSIYSTLVYNRMVGKEPLTIAHHHAHPHTTYVAMTEGEEGVTEVDVTAMQFAWIFTYPGTEVTSGELHVPLGKKVRLNMQAMDVIHAFWVPELRLKQDAIPGMTTHLEFTPTRLGTFNIVCTELCGAYHGGMRAEMVVDTPADYQKWLAEQAVAQKQGKAIAIKPGEEFFASIPHHVPAHIHHVINEELVR, encoded by the coding sequence ATGAAAGCGCAACGCATAGTCTCGATCGTGGTACTGGTGGGCTTAATCATCAGTGCAGCGGTTTGGTACGGTATCAACAATCACTTGCTGCCAGAGGCGGCGGGGCTGGAGGCAGAAGCCTACGATCGGTTATTCAACACGATGGTTGGCATTGCCTTTGGTGTGTTTCTACTGATTGAAGGATTGTTAGTGTTTGCTATTTTGGTGTTTCAGCGTCGTCCTGGGGATGAGGAGGACGGTCCAGGGATTGGCGAAAATTTGCGCTTAGAAATTCTGTGGACGGCAATACCGATCGTGACAGTTTTATGGCTATCGATTTATAGCACTCTAGTTTACAACCGTATGGTTGGTAAAGAGCCCTTGACGATTGCCCACCACCACGCTCACCCCCACACCACCTATGTAGCGATGACAGAGGGAGAGGAAGGGGTCACAGAAGTTGATGTAACAGCCATGCAGTTTGCCTGGATTTTTACCTACCCTGGCACAGAAGTTACTAGTGGTGAGTTACATGTACCCCTGGGCAAGAAAGTGCGTCTGAATATGCAGGCGATGGATGTGATTCATGCCTTTTGGGTACCAGAACTACGACTCAAGCAGGATGCCATTCCTGGCATGACTACTCACTTGGAGTTTACACCTACCAGGCTGGGTACTTTCAATATAGTCTGTACTGAGTTGTGTGGAGCCTATCACGGTGGCATGCGAGCAGAAATGGTAGTAGATACACCGGCTGATTACCAAAAGTGGTTAGCAGAACAGGCAGTAGCACAGAAGCAAGGCAAAGCCATTGCAATCAAACCAGGCGAAGAGTTCTTTGCATCCATCCCTCACCATGTACCAGCACACATTCACCATGTCATTAATGAGGAATTAGTACGATGA
- the ctaD gene encoding cytochrome c oxidase subunit I yields MTTAVTSYSASRPEWLKYFSFCIDHKVIGIQYIVTSFLFYLIGGALAGLVRAELTTPEPDLLDPSLYNGMFTLHGTIMIFLWIVPAVTGGFGNYLVPLMIGARDMAFPRLNALAFWMTIPAGLLLIASFFVGPASTGWTAYPPLSILTDQKAGQVLWILSIIMIGTSSILAAVNFITTILKMRRPGMGLFHMPLFCWAMLATSVLALLATPVLAGALILLLFDICFGTVFFNPAGGGDPVVYQHLFWFYSHPAVYVMILPVFGIISEILPVHARKPIFGYKAIAYSSMMICCLGLLVWAHHMFTSATPDWLRIFFTVGTLLVAVPTGIKVFSWIATLWRGKIHFRSSMLFALGFVSLFVMGGLAGVMLGSAPIDLHVHDTYFVVAHFHYVLFGGSVFGIYAGLYHWFPKMTGRMYNEFWGRVHFFLTYIGFNLCFFPMHILGLQGMPRRVAQYDPQFTSLNVICSIGALILALSTIPFLVNMIYSWTRGERASGNPWRALTLEWTTLSPPPTENWHGEPPLVTEPYAYGISSHS; encoded by the coding sequence ATGACTACGGCAGTTACCTCCTATTCCGCCAGTCGCCCAGAGTGGCTGAAGTACTTCAGTTTTTGTATCGATCACAAGGTGATTGGCATTCAGTATATTGTTACGAGCTTTTTGTTTTATTTGATTGGCGGTGCCCTAGCCGGCTTGGTGCGGGCAGAGCTGACAACCCCTGAACCAGATTTACTAGACCCGTCCCTGTACAACGGCATGTTTACCCTCCATGGGACAATCATGATCTTTTTGTGGATTGTGCCGGCAGTTACGGGGGGATTTGGCAACTACCTAGTGCCACTGATGATTGGGGCAAGGGACATGGCTTTCCCTCGTCTCAATGCTCTGGCATTCTGGATGACGATTCCGGCGGGACTGTTGTTAATTGCTAGTTTCTTTGTAGGACCTGCTTCTACAGGGTGGACAGCCTATCCTCCTTTGAGTATCCTCACGGACCAAAAGGCGGGGCAGGTTCTGTGGATTTTGAGCATTATCATGATTGGTACTTCCTCGATACTGGCGGCAGTAAACTTCATCACTACGATTTTGAAAATGCGCCGTCCGGGAATGGGCTTGTTCCATATGCCCCTATTTTGCTGGGCGATGTTGGCAACTTCGGTACTTGCCCTGTTAGCAACACCAGTACTAGCGGGTGCTCTGATTTTGCTCCTATTTGACATCTGTTTTGGCACTGTCTTTTTTAATCCCGCTGGCGGTGGTGATCCAGTTGTCTACCAGCATTTGTTTTGGTTTTATTCCCATCCAGCAGTGTATGTGATGATTTTGCCTGTGTTTGGCATTATTTCAGAGATTTTACCTGTCCATGCTCGCAAGCCAATTTTTGGCTACAAAGCGATCGCTTATTCCAGCATGATGATCTGCTGTTTAGGGCTGTTGGTTTGGGCACACCACATGTTTACTAGTGCTACGCCAGACTGGCTACGCATTTTCTTTACGGTGGGCACGCTGTTAGTTGCAGTACCAACGGGGATCAAGGTATTCAGTTGGATTGCTACCCTCTGGCGAGGCAAAATTCACTTCCGATCGAGTATGTTGTTCGCTCTAGGTTTCGTTTCTCTTTTTGTGATGGGGGGCTTAGCTGGGGTGATGTTGGGGAGTGCTCCTATCGACCTCCATGTCCACGACACCTATTTTGTAGTGGCGCATTTCCACTATGTCCTGTTTGGCGGCAGTGTATTTGGCATCTATGCAGGTTTGTACCACTGGTTTCCCAAGATGACAGGGCGAATGTATAACGAATTTTGGGGGAGAGTACACTTTTTCCTCACTTATATTGGCTTTAACTTGTGTTTCTTCCCTATGCACATTTTGGGGTTGCAAGGTATGCCCAGACGGGTTGCCCAGTATGACCCTCAATTCACCAGTTTGAATGTGATTTGTTCCATCGGTGCTCTTATTCTGGCTCTGTCTACTATCCCCTTCTTGGTAAACATGATTTATAGCTGGACAAGGGGGGAACGGGCTAGTGGCAATCCCTGGCGTGCTCTGACCTTAGAATGGACAACACTCTCTCCACCACCGACGGAAAACTGGCATGGGGAGCCACCCTTAGTTACAGAACCTTACGCTTACGGTATCAGTAGTCATTCCTAG
- a CDS encoding heme-copper oxidase subunit III, translated as MQGIAPESISHDLAAQAVDHHHDHPDLRVFGLLLFLVSEGMIFMGLFSAYLLYRSGYEVWPPADTEVEILIPAINTAILVSSSFVIHQADEAIKHYKLGAVRGWLFTTFVMGVIFLAGQVYEYRHLEFTLSTNLFGSAFYVLTGFHGFHVCIGLLIILGVLLNSFRRDAFRDKHFGIIGASIYWHFVDVIWIILFGLLYIL; from the coding sequence ATGCAAGGTATTGCGCCTGAATCTATTAGCCATGACTTAGCAGCACAGGCAGTTGACCACCACCACGACCATCCTGATTTGCGAGTGTTTGGCTTACTGCTATTTCTGGTATCAGAGGGCATGATTTTCATGGGTTTGTTCAGTGCCTATTTGTTGTACCGATCGGGTTATGAAGTTTGGCCTCCCGCTGATACAGAGGTAGAAATTTTGATACCTGCTATCAACACAGCGATCCTGGTATCTAGTAGTTTTGTGATTCACCAGGCAGATGAAGCGATTAAGCACTACAAGCTGGGGGCAGTGCGGGGGTGGCTATTCACCACCTTTGTCATGGGAGTCATATTCCTAGCAGGACAAGTATATGAATATCGTCACCTAGAGTTTACCCTCTCCACTAACTTATTTGGCAGTGCCTTCTATGTCCTGACAGGGTTCCACGGCTTCCACGTCTGTATTGGTTTGTTAATTATCCTGGGCGTGTTGCTCAACTCTTTCCGCCGCGATGCTTTTCGGGACAAACACTTTGGCATCATTGGTGCTTCTATTTATTGGCACTTTGTTGATGTCATCTGGATTATCCTGTTTGGCTTGCTCTATATACTTTAG
- a CDS encoding FAD-dependent oxidoreductase, which produces MTNFSPNLGNIMNYPIYVLGAGPAGLAAAYTLTKQKHKVCVLERENAVGGLAKSINYKGFILDYGPHRFFTKLAPVLALWNEVLGSDQVTVNRLTRIYYQKKYFSYPLKPWEVLKTIGIWQSLQIVISYAQAQLFANKRPRNFAEWVISKFGKKLFQIFFEGYTEKLWGIKCTEISAEWAAQRIKGLSLGRAIRSALLGNDGKVKSLVEQFQFPKLGSGQLYDKIATYLGECHQKVKLNAEVVKIYHRDQRVTHVIWQDRITGEVYHENCSGVISSIPLSVLVQQLEPTPPPEVLAAARSLRFRNTILVYLLIDGTDIFPDNWLYINDPSVGLGRVTNFANWSPYMLPNQGQTPLCCEYWCNFDEPLWSEPEDALLQRAERELRFIKLLTDQTVISGFVVRLPRTYPIYTGNYKEALATIQDYLSSFSNLQVVGRYGAFKYNNQDHSLLMGILAAENVDTPGKHDLWAVNSDSDYAEEAKLDQPTSVAKTVPNKKEGTLWQQFYKYLLVGGFATIVDATVYKTLVDITVPYKLALAISFIFGLTTNFWLSRRYVFGIYWQNWFVQYIVFATVAMNSLLANYGVIGILVDNLGWDAKHIVTRLVSAACVAILSFTGHKLYSFAQTDTARQSS; this is translated from the coding sequence GTGACCAATTTTAGTCCAAACTTAGGGAACATAATGAATTATCCCATTTACGTTTTAGGAGCCGGTCCGGCAGGTCTGGCGGCAGCTTATACCCTCACCAAGCAAAAACACAAAGTCTGTGTATTAGAGAGGGAGAATGCCGTGGGGGGGCTGGCAAAAAGCATTAACTATAAGGGATTTATTCTGGACTATGGACCCCACCGCTTCTTCACAAAACTTGCGCCGGTGCTTGCTCTATGGAACGAGGTATTAGGCTCAGACCAAGTGACTGTTAATCGTCTGACCCGCATCTATTATCAGAAAAAATACTTTAGTTATCCCCTTAAACCCTGGGAAGTACTCAAAACGATCGGCATATGGCAGAGTTTACAGATTGTTATTTCCTATGCCCAGGCACAGTTATTTGCCAATAAGAGACCCCGTAACTTTGCCGAGTGGGTAATAAGTAAGTTTGGCAAGAAACTATTTCAAATCTTTTTTGAAGGTTACACAGAAAAGCTGTGGGGGATCAAATGTACAGAAATTAGTGCTGAGTGGGCAGCGCAGAGAATCAAAGGTCTGTCTTTGGGGAGAGCAATTCGCAGTGCCCTACTGGGAAACGACGGGAAGGTCAAATCTCTGGTAGAACAATTTCAGTTTCCCAAGCTGGGTTCAGGGCAACTCTATGACAAGATAGCTACCTACTTAGGGGAATGCCATCAAAAGGTAAAGCTGAATGCGGAAGTAGTCAAAATCTATCATCGAGATCAACGAGTTACCCATGTTATTTGGCAGGACAGAATTACAGGGGAGGTATATCATGAGAATTGCAGTGGTGTTATTTCCTCTATTCCTTTATCTGTTTTAGTGCAACAGTTGGAGCCTACTCCTCCCCCAGAAGTATTAGCTGCCGCTCGTTCTTTGCGCTTTCGTAATACCATTTTGGTCTATTTACTAATTGATGGCACTGATATTTTTCCTGACAACTGGCTATATATTAATGACCCTAGTGTAGGTTTAGGGAGAGTTACTAACTTTGCCAATTGGTCACCCTATATGTTACCAAATCAGGGGCAAACCCCCCTCTGTTGTGAATATTGGTGTAACTTTGATGAGCCACTGTGGTCAGAGCCAGAGGATGCTTTGTTGCAAAGGGCAGAAAGGGAATTGCGGTTTATTAAACTGTTAACAGATCAAACGGTAATCTCAGGATTTGTTGTGCGTCTACCCCGTACCTATCCCATTTACACAGGTAATTACAAAGAGGCATTGGCTACTATTCAAGACTACCTGAGTAGTTTCAGTAATTTACAAGTAGTAGGGCGCTATGGTGCGTTTAAGTATAATAATCAAGACCATAGTTTGTTAATGGGAATTTTAGCAGCTGAGAATGTCGATACGCCTGGCAAACATGACCTGTGGGCTGTCAATTCTGATAGTGACTATGCTGAGGAAGCAAAATTGGATCAACCTACTTCTGTAGCTAAAACAGTCCCTAATAAAAAAGAAGGCACTCTATGGCAGCAGTTCTATAAGTATCTATTGGTAGGGGGATTTGCCACGATCGTTGATGCGACAGTTTACAAAACTTTGGTGGATATTACTGTACCCTACAAGCTGGCTTTAGCAATTAGCTTTATCTTCGGGTTGACGACCAACTTCTGGTTAAGTCGGCGGTATGTATTTGGGATTTATTGGCAAAATTGGTTTGTCCAATATATTGTTTTTGCTACGGTAGCTATGAACAGTCTCTTAGCTAACTACGGTGTCATTGGTATCCTAGTAGATAATTTGGGTTGGGATGCTAAACACATAGTTACTCGGTTGGTCAGTGCCGCTTGTGTGGCGATTCTCAGTTTTACGGGACATAAATTGTACTCCTTCGCTCAGACTGATACAGCGAGACAGAGTTCCTAG
- the panB gene encoding 3-methyl-2-oxobutanoate hydroxymethyltransferase translates to MPLSIAQLSARKKQKQPIVALTAWEYATAQIIDRAGIDVILVGDSLGMVALGYRNTLPVTLDEIIHHAKAVGRGVEQALLVVDLPFMTYQVSPSQALRSAGRVLKETPAQGVKLEGGYPEMVATVAKLVRSGIPVMGHVGLTPQSVYVMGYRQQGAAPEVADRIYQEALALEKAGVFALILEHIPSELAQKITETVTVPTIGIGAGPHCDGQILVTHDLLGLSAEPPPFAPKYTDLRQIITEAVTQFSQDVRNHRFPGMPQS, encoded by the coding sequence ATGCCTCTCTCCATTGCCCAGCTTTCTGCCCGTAAAAAACAGAAACAACCGATCGTTGCTCTTACTGCCTGGGAATACGCCACAGCCCAAATTATCGATCGGGCGGGGATAGATGTAATTTTGGTAGGGGATTCCCTAGGGATGGTAGCCCTTGGCTACAGGAATACTTTACCTGTCACCCTGGACGAAATTATTCATCACGCCAAGGCGGTGGGACGGGGGGTAGAGCAAGCGTTGTTAGTTGTGGATTTGCCGTTTATGACCTACCAGGTTAGTCCCAGTCAGGCTCTTAGGTCAGCGGGTCGTGTTCTCAAAGAAACCCCAGCCCAAGGGGTGAAATTGGAGGGAGGCTACCCGGAAATGGTGGCAACAGTGGCAAAGTTGGTCCGATCGGGGATTCCCGTCATGGGTCACGTAGGCTTAACGCCCCAGTCAGTGTATGTGATGGGCTATCGGCAACAGGGAGCTGCACCAGAGGTAGCAGACAGAATTTATCAAGAAGCCCTCGCCCTAGAGAAAGCGGGAGTGTTTGCCCTGATCCTGGAACATATTCCCAGTGAGTTGGCGCAAAAAATTACGGAAACAGTGACAGTGCCCACGATCGGGATTGGTGCTGGTCCCCACTGCGACGGGCAAATTTTAGTCACCCACGATTTGTTGGGTCTATCGGCAGAACCACCCCCCTTTGCCCCGAAGTACACGGATCTGCGGCAAATCATCACTGAGGCAGTAACCCAGTTTAGCCAGGATGTCAGAAATCACCGATTTCCAGGAATGCCCCAGAGTTGA
- a CDS encoding WD40 repeat domain-containing protein produces the protein MNSPRSFDVVLGGEQAGSYAAVLGGWLGIKQRWEVGTPQERAALLAEALRFGAEGLALVQQATTDSSPLVRRRALQLLWTAEQRDGYWLMDNLGTLRGHTKAVSGVILNRQGSAIISCGYDRTIRLWDRATQQMVNKLKDHSDLVTGIALSPDQETLVSSSRDRTVKIWHLPTGELRQTLTGHYGYVNSVAISPDGETIVTGSQDSTIKLWHLPTGAEIRTIKAHTNLVNAVALSPDGKTIVSCSWNTMIRVWDRESGRLRWELVGHSARVWAFAVSHCGRFLFSGSRDRTIRIWDIVEGKYCRELEGHKGEVRAIIVTPDDRYLISASFREIKIWDLTTNQDIHTLRGHLNVINTLAFLPDQMLLVSGGDDYTLQLWGIPGNR, from the coding sequence ATGAATTCACCCCGATCGTTCGATGTAGTATTGGGGGGGGAGCAGGCAGGGAGTTATGCAGCTGTCCTAGGGGGATGGTTAGGAATTAAGCAGCGGTGGGAAGTGGGGACGCCCCAGGAACGGGCGGCGCTCCTAGCTGAGGCTTTACGATTTGGGGCAGAGGGACTAGCTCTAGTACAGCAGGCAACGACGGATAGTTCTCCTCTGGTGCGGCGGCGGGCACTGCAGTTACTGTGGACAGCAGAACAAAGAGATGGCTACTGGTTAATGGACAACCTAGGGACACTGCGGGGGCATACAAAGGCGGTCAGTGGGGTGATACTTAATCGGCAAGGCAGTGCCATCATCAGTTGTGGTTACGATCGCACTATCCGCCTCTGGGACAGGGCAACCCAACAAATGGTAAACAAGCTAAAAGACCATAGTGACCTAGTCACAGGCATTGCTCTCAGTCCCGACCAAGAAACTCTAGTTAGTTCCAGCCGCGATCGCACTGTTAAAATTTGGCATCTACCCACAGGAGAACTAAGGCAGACCCTCACAGGGCACTACGGTTATGTCAATTCCGTGGCAATTAGCCCCGACGGAGAAACGATCGTTACAGGCAGCCAGGATTCCACGATTAAACTTTGGCATCTGCCAACGGGAGCAGAAATCCGTACAATCAAAGCCCATACTAACTTGGTGAATGCGGTGGCCCTCAGTCCCGACGGCAAAACGATCGTCAGTTGCAGTTGGAACACCATGATCCGCGTCTGGGACAGAGAGAGTGGCAGACTGCGGTGGGAGCTGGTAGGACATAGTGCCAGGGTATGGGCATTTGCTGTCAGTCACTGCGGCAGATTTTTGTTCAGTGGCAGCCGCGATCGCACCATCAGAATCTGGGATATTGTCGAGGGCAAATACTGTCGAGAATTGGAGGGACACAAGGGGGAAGTGCGGGCAATCATTGTTACCCCTGACGATCGGTATTTAATCAGCGCCAGTTTTCGAGAAATTAAAATTTGGGACTTGACCACAAACCAGGACATTCACACCTTGCGTGGTCATCTCAACGTTATCAATACCCTTGCCTTCCTACCTGATCAGATGCTCTTAGTCAGTGGCGGCGATGACTACACCCTTCAACTCTGGGGCATTCCTGGAAATCGGTGA
- a CDS encoding FAD-binding oxidoreductase — protein sequence MRFPPATDTKIAQIEQFWQDYRSGLPIPQVIASASDSLGEVAVDVVICGGTLGLLVGTALQQRGFSTLILERGRLQGREQEWNISRAELHNLLEVELLTPEELAKTIVTAYSPGRVGFYGGGEYWVKDVLDLGVSPRILLDLLKHKFLALGGQIRENSPFTRAVVHPDGVLVEAGGSYSARLLLDCMGYFSPIGRQTRYHLYGQDRPDAICWVVGGCATGINPCSWGDVLYTFTPIEDYYQYFWEAFPAFDGRTTYLFTYGDLHRERGGMKELWSAYCRLLPQYQDTDPREIKFHRVLGGFFPAYRTNPLAPAWDRVLSLGDSGGYQSPLSFSGFGAMVRHLPRLVQALTEAIGGNYLSRPDLGYVQPYQPNIAVTWLFQTVMRVEMGEKREPNGVNRILDLVFRQMSQLDPQVMRTFLQDVVQFPALTQTLVRMLWADPGLIAQVVAQVGVGAVLDWFRHYLGLGLYEVLQNLPPGQDFRAKRRWEGWSFGSGHDRVLSQLD from the coding sequence ATGCGCTTTCCCCCCGCCACAGACACAAAAATTGCCCAAATAGAACAGTTCTGGCAGGATTACCGATCGGGGCTACCCATACCCCAAGTGATCGCCTCTGCCTCTGACAGCCTAGGAGAAGTAGCAGTGGATGTGGTGATCTGCGGAGGGACACTAGGGCTATTGGTGGGGACAGCGTTGCAACAACGGGGTTTTTCTACTCTGATCTTGGAACGGGGTAGGCTGCAGGGGCGGGAACAGGAGTGGAATATCTCCCGCGCGGAACTCCACAATCTTCTGGAAGTAGAGCTATTAACCCCAGAGGAGCTGGCAAAAACGATCGTAACGGCATATAGCCCAGGGCGGGTGGGATTTTATGGTGGGGGGGAGTACTGGGTCAAGGATGTTTTGGATTTAGGGGTCAGTCCCCGTATCCTACTTGATCTGCTCAAGCACAAATTCTTGGCACTGGGGGGACAAATCAGGGAAAATTCCCCATTTACTAGGGCGGTAGTACATCCTGACGGGGTATTGGTAGAAGCGGGGGGAAGTTACAGCGCGCGATTACTGCTGGACTGCATGGGCTACTTTTCCCCCATCGGTCGCCAAACTCGTTACCATCTCTACGGACAGGACCGTCCTGACGCTATCTGCTGGGTGGTGGGGGGCTGTGCTACGGGCATAAACCCTTGCAGTTGGGGGGATGTGCTCTATACATTTACACCGATCGAGGACTACTACCAATATTTCTGGGAAGCCTTCCCTGCCTTCGATGGACGGACTACCTATCTATTTACCTACGGTGACCTCCATAGGGAGCGGGGGGGGATGAAGGAGTTGTGGTCTGCCTATTGCCGCCTGTTGCCTCAGTACCAGGACACTGACCCTCGGGAGATCAAATTCCACCGTGTATTGGGGGGATTTTTCCCTGCCTATCGTACTAATCCACTTGCACCTGCCTGGGACAGGGTTCTTTCCCTGGGAGATAGCGGGGGGTATCAATCCCCTCTCAGTTTTAGCGGTTTTGGGGCAATGGTGCGTCACCTACCCCGCCTGGTGCAAGCACTAACAGAAGCGATCGGGGGGAATTACCTCTCCCGCCCAGATTTGGGCTATGTGCAACCCTACCAGCCTAATATCGCTGTCACCTGGCTCTTCCAAACAGTAATGCGGGTGGAAATGGGGGAAAAGAGGGAGCCAAATGGTGTGAATCGCATTTTGGATTTGGTCTTTCGGCAGATGTCCCAGTTAGACCCCCAGGTGATGCGTACCTTCTTGCAGGATGTAGTGCAGTTCCCCGCTTTGACCCAGACGCTGGTGCGAATGTTGTGGGCAGACCCTGGCTTAATTGCCCAAGTTGTCGCCCAAGTGGGGGTAGGGGCAGTACTAGATTGGTTTAGGCACTACCTGGGATTAGGTTTGTACGAAGTTTTGCAAAATTTACCCCCTGGTCAGGACTTCCGCGCTAAGCGACGATGGGAAGGATGGAGTTTTGGCTCAGGCCACGATCGAGTGCTTAGTCAGCTTGATTGA
- the rpsJ gene encoding 30S ribosomal protein S10, with product MQQQKIRIRLRAFDHRLLDASCEKIVETANRTNATAIGPIPLPTRRRIYCVLRSPHVDKDSREHFETRTHSRIIDIYQPSAKTIDALMKLDLAAGVDIEVKL from the coding sequence CTGCAACAACAAAAGATTAGAATCCGCCTACGGGCGTTTGATCATCGCCTCCTAGATGCTTCTTGCGAAAAAATTGTGGAAACGGCTAATCGGACTAATGCTACTGCCATCGGTCCCATTCCCTTGCCCACTAGACGGCGGATTTACTGCGTTCTGCGCTCCCCCCACGTGGACAAGGACTCCCGCGAACATTTTGAAACCCGTACCCATAGCCGCATTATTGACATTTACCAGCCCTCGGCAAAAACGATCGATGCTCTAATGAAGCTCGACCTAGCGGCGGGAGTAGATATTGAAGTCAAACTATAA
- a CDS encoding response regulator: MTAHKILVIDDSRVIRNMVRDMLPPENFEVVEAKDGVQGLEMAHKEKPWMIMLDFLLPKMSGYEVYEHIQQNPELSRIPIILMSGRKEEVTSKIPEPFEDKYLVFIEKPFEQRELLLAIKKAMTLAQRRPPVTGMGLTTSPPAVPAAPAVDQNLLDRVAKLEAELAKYANLEEKIRTLEQQLVVQHKQLQQLVNFIKQKMQ, translated from the coding sequence GTGACAGCGCACAAAATTCTGGTCATTGATGACAGCCGAGTTATTCGCAACATGGTTAGGGATATGCTGCCGCCGGAAAATTTTGAGGTGGTAGAAGCAAAAGATGGGGTTCAGGGTCTGGAGATGGCACACAAAGAGAAGCCCTGGATGATTATGCTAGACTTTCTCCTCCCCAAGATGAGTGGCTATGAGGTGTATGAACATATTCAGCAAAATCCTGAACTCAGCCGCATTCCCATAATTTTGATGTCGGGGCGCAAAGAGGAAGTCACCAGCAAAATTCCCGAACCCTTTGAGGACAAATATTTAGTCTTCATCGAAAAGCCCTTTGAACAGCGGGAGCTGCTCCTAGCCATCAAAAAAGCGATGACCCTGGCGCAACGCCGTCCACCCGTGACTGGTATGGGACTGACCACTTCTCCCCCCGCTGTTCCTGCTGCCCCAGCCGTAGACCAAAATCTGCTCGATCGGGTAGCAAAACTAGAAGCAGAGCTTGCCAAGTATGCCAATTTAGAGGAAAAGATCAGGACTTTAGAGCAGCAATTAGTTGTTCAGCACAAACAGTTGCAGCAGTTGGTAAACTTCATCAAGCAAAAGATGCAGTAA
- a CDS encoding fumarylacetoacetate hydrolase family protein has translation MAERYVRVQGEGGIYYGLLEVNLSVHLLSAAPWLGGEATGKILPPETYTLLPPCEPQKIVGVGKNYRAHALELGTEPPKEPLIFLKATSALIGSQQPIILPTQSSRVEYEGELALVIGQTCRHVSPDHALNYVWGYTIANDVTARDLQRKDGQWTRAKSFDTFCPLGPWIVRDISPAAHLQTILNNDSVPVQSATIDEMLFPPDVLVSFISSVMTLYPGDVILTGTPAGVGRIAPGDQVAVEIEGIGRLQNPVLVRSGVAEATAGQREG, from the coding sequence ATGGCTGAGCGCTATGTGCGTGTCCAGGGGGAGGGGGGGATATATTATGGCTTGTTGGAAGTCAATTTATCCGTCCATTTACTTTCTGCTGCTCCCTGGTTGGGGGGTGAGGCAACGGGCAAAATTCTGCCGCCAGAAACCTACACCCTCTTGCCCCCCTGTGAACCCCAGAAGATTGTTGGAGTGGGGAAAAACTACCGTGCCCATGCTCTCGAACTTGGTACGGAGCCGCCCAAGGAACCCCTCATTTTTCTCAAAGCCACCAGCGCTCTCATTGGTAGCCAGCAACCTATCATTCTACCTACTCAATCCAGTCGAGTGGAGTACGAGGGAGAACTAGCGCTAGTGATAGGGCAAACCTGCCGCCACGTCAGCCCCGACCATGCCCTGAATTATGTTTGGGGTTACACGATCGCCAATGATGTCACTGCTAGGGACTTACAAAGAAAAGACGGACAGTGGACGCGGGCCAAGAGTTTTGATACATTTTGCCCCTTAGGTCCCTGGATTGTGCGGGATATAAGTCCCGCTGCCCACCTGCAGACGATCCTCAACAATGACTCTGTACCAGTGCAGAGTGCTACGATCGACGAAATGCTCTTTCCCCCTGATGTCCTAGTGTCCTTCATTAGTAGTGTGATGACTCTCTATCCAGGGGATGTGATTTTAACAGGCACCCCCGCAGGCGTGGGCAGAATTGCCCCAGGTGACCAAGTAGCGGTAGAGATAGAAGGTATAGGGCGGTTGCAAAACCCTGTGTTAGTACGATCGGGTGTGGCGGAGGCAACCGCAGGGCAAAGGGAGGGGTGA